TCGATGCGGAAAAGGACATCGCAGGGCCGGTCGATCTGGACCCGCGTCCACTCCGAGCGTTGAACCGAAACCGGATTACGCGCCAGTCGCGCACCGTCCCAGTAAAGCAGGCCGATCAGCATCGCATCGACCGTCAGCGCAAGGTAAATGATCTGCGGGAACACCACCCCGACGAGGAGAATCATGGCGACGACCAGCGCGATGAAAAGCAGCGGCCGGCCGGGGACCGTGACGCCTGCAGTGCGGGCGGAGGGCGAGGGATCGTGCGTGGTCGGGGCGGCTGTCACCGGGGTACTTCAATTTTGTCGAGGATGGATTGGAGAACTTCATCGCGCGTCACGCCGCTGATTTCCGAATCAGCCGTCAACGTCAGGCGATGCCCCAGCACGGGTTGCGCCATGGCGACGAAATCATCGGGAGTCACGAAGTCACGGCCTTGCAGCAGGGCACGCGCCTTGGCTGCCATCAGGAGATAGATCGAGCCGCGCGGTCCCGCGCCGAGCAGGATCGAGTCATGCTCGCGCGTCGCACGGGTGATTTTCAGGCAGTAGTCCATCACCCCCGGCTCCACGCGCACGCTCGGCAGCATCGCCCGCAGCCGCAGCAGCCCCTGCACATCGAGCACGGGTTTGAGGTTCTGGGCTTCGAGTCGATCCGAGGGCGTCCCGCGATGCACCGCTTCCAGCACGGCGCGTTCGGCGTTGATGTCCGGGTATTCCACGGCGATCTTCAGCAGAAAACGGTCAAGCTGGGCCTCCGGCAGCGGGTAGGTGCCCTCAAACTCAACGGGAT
This region of Phycisphaeraceae bacterium genomic DNA includes:
- a CDS encoding MoxR family ATPase; amino-acid sequence: MSEPISDDLKEASRQLSAIKTEMARVIHGQDRVLEQMLIAIMTGGHALLEGVPGTAKTLTVRVLALTLSCRAKRIQFTPDLMPSDVIGTNVFNLATNTFALHQGPIFTDLLLGDEINRAPAKTQSALLEAMSERHATIDGVRYELSPIFTVFATQNPVEFEGTYPLPEAQLDRFLLKIAVEYPDINAERAVLEAVHRGTPSDRLEAQNLKPVLDVQGLLRLRAMLPSVRVEPGVMDYCLKITRATREHDSILLGAGPRGSIYLLMAAKARALLQGRDFVTPDDFVAMAQPVLGHRLTLTADSEISGVTRDEVLQSILDKIEVPR